A genomic stretch from Pseudomonas mendocina includes:
- a CDS encoding low molecular weight protein-tyrosine-phosphatase: MRILFVCLGNICRSPTAEAVLRHKLQEAGLDGRVEVDSAGTSDWHVGKQADSRTRRAAQHRGYDMSALRGRQAVPEDFQRFDLILAMDKSNLSNLQQIQPHSAKAELDLFLRRYQMPLSEVPDPYYGGEDGFEQVLDLIEQACDALVVEIKGRL, translated from the coding sequence ATGCGCATTTTGTTCGTTTGCCTGGGTAATATCTGCCGCTCACCTACGGCTGAAGCGGTGTTGCGCCATAAATTGCAGGAAGCAGGGCTGGATGGCCGGGTTGAAGTGGATTCCGCCGGAACCAGCGACTGGCATGTCGGCAAGCAGGCTGACAGCCGTACCCGTCGTGCTGCACAACATCGCGGTTATGACATGTCAGCTTTGCGAGGTCGGCAGGCCGTGCCTGAAGACTTCCAGCGCTTTGATCTGATTTTGGCGATGGACAAGAGCAACTTGAGCAATTTGCAGCAAATTCAGCCTCACTCAGCGAAGGCAGAGCTGGATCTGTTCTTGCGTCGTTATCAGATGCCACTTAGTGAAGTGCCTGATCCTTACTACGGTGGGGAAGATGGCTTCGAGCAGGTGTTAGATTTAATTGAGCAAGCCTGTGACGCCTTAGTCGTGGAAATCAAAGGACGCTTATGA